Proteins encoded by one window of Pelmatolapia mariae isolate MD_Pm_ZW linkage group LG14, Pm_UMD_F_2, whole genome shotgun sequence:
- the LOC134641254 gene encoding retinol-binding protein 2-like, translated as MPADYNGRWEMVSNDNFEDVMKALDIDFATRKIAVHLHQTKVIVQNGDKFETKTLSTFRNYEVNFTVGEEFEEYTKGLDNRKVKTLVTWDGDKLVCVQKGEKENRGWRHWIEGDLLHLEIHVLDKVCHQVFKKAK; from the exons ATGCCTGCAGATTACAATGGACGCTGGGAGATGGTGAGCAATGACAACTTTGAGGACGTCATGAAAGCCCTCG ACATTGACTTTGCCACCAGGAAGATCGCCGTCCACCTGCATCAGACGAAAGTGATAGTCCAGAATGGAGACAAGTTTGAAACGAAGACCCTCAGCACCTTTAGAAACTACGAGGTCAACTTCACCGTGGGTGAGGAGTTTGAGGAGTACACAAAGGGACTGGACAACCGAAAGGTCAAG ACACTAGTTACCTGGGATGGGGATAAGCTGGTGTGTGTTCAGAAGGGGGAGAAAGAAAATCGTGGCTGGAGACACTGGATCGAGGGAGACCTACTACACCTG GAAATCCACGTTCTCGACAAAGTCTGCCACCAAGTATTTAAGAAGGCGAAATAA